In the genome of Candidatus Bathyarchaeota archaeon, one region contains:
- a CDS encoding Ni/Fe hydrogenase subunit alpha, with product MVRSPRPSEHEITIAPVTRIEGHAKVTIRLDREGSVKDARFQVIDFRGFEKFCEGRPFYEMPSITSRICGICPVSHLLASVKACDDILAVTIPQTAVLLRRLMHMGQIIQSHALSFFYLSSPDILLGMDAEPAKRNIFYMMEKYPQIARDGIKLRKFGQEIIESLSGRRIHSSEWVVPGGVSSPLKREKAEAIQRDLPEALRIVSETLSNFKERLEILDEEIESFGNFPTYYLGMVTQNGEIEHYDGPLRIVDPNGSVVEDNIDPKDYAKYIGEAVEPWTYMKVPYLKLVGYPDGIYRVGPLPRLNVSSRCGTPLADAELKEYRKFGRNGIVQSTFMYHYARLIEILFCIEKVDEILKDPATHSDHVQAKASANRMEGIGVAEAPRGTLIHHYRISREGLITWANLIIATEHNNLAYNKAIAQVAKKYIRRGRLDEGLLNRIEAVIRALDPCLSCATHEVGRMPLQVKLVDDEGHILDQISR from the coding sequence ATGGTTAGAAGTCCTAGGCCATCAGAACATGAAATCACAATAGCCCCTGTAACCAGGATAGAGGGGCACGCAAAAGTAACAATTCGATTAGACAGAGAAGGATCAGTGAAGGATGCAAGGTTCCAAGTTATAGACTTCAGAGGCTTCGAAAAGTTCTGCGAGGGACGCCCATTCTATGAGATGCCCAGCATAACATCGAGGATATGCGGAATCTGCCCAGTCAGCCACTTACTTGCATCTGTGAAGGCATGCGATGATATTCTAGCGGTCACGATTCCGCAGACTGCGGTACTTCTTAGAAGACTCATGCATATGGGTCAGATCATTCAAAGCCACGCCCTAAGCTTCTTCTACCTTTCTTCACCCGACATCCTTCTTGGGATGGATGCAGAACCCGCCAAGAGAAACATCTTCTACATGATGGAGAAGTATCCCCAGATTGCACGCGACGGGATCAAGCTGAGGAAGTTCGGCCAAGAGATCATAGAAAGCCTGTCAGGAAGGAGGATCCACTCAAGCGAGTGGGTTGTGCCTGGCGGTGTAAGTTCACCGCTTAAGAGGGAAAAGGCTGAAGCCATTCAAAGAGACCTTCCTGAAGCATTGAGAATTGTCTCTGAAACATTATCAAACTTCAAAGAAAGACTGGAAATATTAGATGAGGAGATTGAAAGCTTCGGCAACTTTCCAACCTACTATCTTGGGATGGTGACCCAGAATGGCGAGATTGAACATTATGATGGCCCGCTGAGGATAGTTGACCCGAATGGCAGCGTCGTCGAGGATAATATAGACCCGAAGGACTATGCCAAGTATATAGGCGAAGCGGTGGAGCCCTGGACATACATGAAGGTGCCCTACCTAAAGCTCGTAGGCTACCCTGACGGCATATATAGGGTCGGCCCGCTGCCGAGGCTTAACGTCTCCTCTAGATGCGGAACACCTCTCGCGGACGCTGAGCTCAAAGAATATAGGAAGTTCGGAAGGAATGGAATTGTCCAAAGCACATTCATGTATCACTATGCACGTCTAATCGAAATCCTCTTCTGCATTGAGAAGGTTGATGAGATCTTAAAAGACCCGGCAACACATTCAGATCATGTGCAGGCAAAGGCCTCAGCAAATAGGATGGAGGGGATAGGCGTCGCCGAGGCGCCGCGGGGAACACTAATCCACCATTACAGGATTAGCAGGGAAGGCCTAATAACCTGGGCGAATCTCATCATAGCGACGGAACACAATAACCTAGCCTATAACAAGGCAATAGCCCAGGTTGCGAAGAAGTATATCCGCAGAGGACGGCTGGATGAAGGCTTGCTGAACAGGATTGAAGCAGTGATCAGAGCCTTAGATCCATGCCTAAGCTGTGCCACCCATGAGGTGGGAAGGATGCCCCTGCAGGTTAAGCTGGTGGATGATGAGGGGCACATCTTAGATCAGATCAGCCGTTAA